The Mus caroli chromosome 1, CAROLI_EIJ_v1.1, whole genome shotgun sequence genome has a window encoding:
- the LOC110293478 gene encoding uncharacterized protein LOC110293478 → MGFGQKGEPSISLPQLWQLGGPRRVRSRQRKRRGGNLGSGTDVHLSASAVTWLHACSWREPGMDELHCLRLAERLPTGRRVTEISRPAMSSRSSVSSTGPGSQNVFLMPSNTFKGAWAPEATTQDHVPLFRWECKLSVVSDSAQFTTVQVAIRSSRAQKKLGVNFCGLVLPRKSPS, encoded by the coding sequence ATGGGGTTTGGGCAAAAGGGCGAGCCCTCCATAAGCCTCCCGCAGCTGTGGCAGCTGGGTGGTCCCAGGAGGGTAAGAAGTAGGCAGAGGAAGCGCCGTGGCGGGAACCTGGGCTCCGGAACCGATGTGCACCTCAGCGCCTCCGCGGTCACTTGGCTGCACGCTTGCTCCTGGCGGGAGCCGGGCATGGATGAACTCCACTGCCTCAGGCTGGCTGAGCGTCTCCCCACAGGGAGGAGAGTGACTGAGATCAGCCGTCCGGCTATGTCATCTCGAAGCTCCGTGTCATCCACAGGGCCGGGTTCTCAGAATGTGTTCCTGATGCCTTCGAACACTTTCAAGGGGGCTTGGGCCCCTGAGGCTACCACCCAGGACCACGTTCCTCTTTTCCGCTGGGAATGTAAGCTCTCGGTGGTTAGTGACTCAGCACAGTTCACTACAGTTCAAGTAGCTATCCGATCAAGCAGAGCCCAGAAAAAGCTGGGTGTTAACTTCTGCGGACTTGTTTTACCTCGTAAGTCCCCATCCTAA